The following are encoded in a window of Mustela nigripes isolate SB6536 chromosome 1, MUSNIG.SB6536, whole genome shotgun sequence genomic DNA:
- the LOC132010879 gene encoding calcitonin receptor-stimulating peptide 1-like yields the protein MGFWKFSPFLVLSILALYQVGVLQAAPFRSALESPTDPDVRNEEEMRLLLAAVMKEYVQMQMKAQELPQEQETEGSRVTVQKRSCSSATCVAHWLGGLLSRAGSVANTNLLPTSMGFKVYNRQGREVKA from the exons ATGGGCTTCTGGAAGTTCTCTCCTTTCCTGGTTCTCAGCATCCTGGCCCTTTACCAGGTGGGCGTCCTCCAGGCGGCACCATTCAG gtCTGCTCTGGAGAGTCCTACAGACCCTGATGTGCGCAACGAGGAGGAAATGCGACTCCTGCTGGCTGCAGTGATGAAGGAGTATGTGCAGATGCAGATGAAGGCCCAGGAGCTGCCCCAGGAGCAGGAGACTGAGGGCTCCAG AGTCACCGTCCAGAAGAGATCCTGCAGCTCTGCCACCTGTGTGGCCCACTGGCTGGGAGGCTTGCTGAGCAGAGCCGGAAGTGTGGCAAACACCAACCTGCTGCCTACCAGCATGGGATTCAAAGTCTACAATCGCCAAGGCAGGGAGGTTAAGGCTTAA